The proteins below come from a single Excalfactoria chinensis isolate bCotChi1 chromosome 7, bCotChi1.hap2, whole genome shotgun sequence genomic window:
- the DNAJC10 gene encoding dnaJ homolog subfamily C member 10, whose protein sequence is MEFLLSKGDYPTSFRRSLLVVLLCVMVLVCTDQDYYGLLGVSKEASSREIRQAFKKLALKLHPDKNQNDPNAHENFLKINRAYEVLKDEDLRKKYDKYGEKGLEDQQQGGRYESWHYYRYDFGIYDDDPEIITLDRGEFDAAVNSGELWFVNFYSPRCSHCHDLAPTWREFAKEMDGVIRIGAVNCGDNRMLCRIKGINSYPSLYVFKTGMQPVKYYGDRSKESLKNFAMQYVTSTVTELWAGNFVNAIETSFASGLGWLITFCAERGDCLSYQTRLKLAGMLEGLANVGWMDCGTQGELCDNLDISSSTTAYFPPGATINNKEKGGVLFLNSLDAREIYQEVMKHLPDFEIISATSLEDHLAHHRWLLFFQFGENDKASVQEFKKLKFLLKDEHIQVGKFDCLSSPTICNKLYVYQPCLAVFKGKGIEDYEIHHGKKILYDIVAFAKESVNSHVITLGPQNFPGKEKEPWLVDFFAPWCPPCRALLPELRKASKHLYGQLKFGTLDCTVHEGLCNMHNIRAYPTTVVFNQSDVHEYEGHHSAEQILEFIEDLRNPSVISLTPETFVELVERRKREEIWMVDFYAPWCGPCQALMPEWKKMARMLNGLISVGSVDCQKFYSFCHQENVRGYPEIRLFPQKSSTAHQYYSYNGWHRDSYSLRGWALGYLPQASVDLTPQSFTEKVLNGKDHWVIDFYAPWCGPCQNFAPEFEILARAIKGKVKAGKVDCQAYGQTCQSADIRAYPTVKFYPYQGTKKSVLGEYIDSRDAKGIADILNEKLEAIQNKGKRKKSRNKDEL, encoded by the exons ATGGAGTTCCTGTTGTCCAAAGGAGATTATCCTACATCTTTCAGAAGGTCTTTACTAGTGGTTTTATTGTGTGTAATGGTTCTTGTGTGCACTGATCAGGACTACTATGGTTTACTCGGAGTATCCAAAGAAGCAAGTAGCAGAGAAATAAGACAGGCGTTCAAGAAGCTGGCACTGAAGTTACACCCTGATAAAAATCAG AATGATCCAAATGCCCATGAaaattttttgaaaataaatagagcCTATGAAGTACTTAAAGATGAAGATCTACGGAAGAAGTATGATAAATACGGAGAGAAAGGTCTGGAAGATCAGCAGCAAGGAGGCCGTTATGAAAGCTGGCACTATTACCGCTATGATTTTG GTATTTATGATGATGATCCTGAAATTATAACATTGGATCGAGGAGAATTTG ATGCTGCTGTTAACTCTGGAGAGCTGTGGTTTGTCAACTTTTATTCTCCTCGGTGCTCCCACTGCCATGACTTGGCACCTACG tgGAGGGAGTTTGCAAAAGAGATGGATGGAGTGATACGCATTGGAGCCGTCAACTGTGGAGATAACAGAATGCTGTGTCGGATTAAAGGGATTAACAGTTACCCCAGTCTGTATGTTTTCAAAACTGGAATG CAACCTGTGAAATACTATGGAGACAGGTCGAAAGAGAGTTTAAAGAACTTTGCCATGCAGTATGTTACAAGCACAGTCACTGAGCTGTGGGCAG GAAATTTTGTAAATGCCATTGAGACCTCATTTGCTTCTGGCCTCGGTTGGTTGATCACCTTCTGTGCTGAACGTGGGG attgCTTGAGTTACCAAACACGTCTTAAACTTGCTGGCATGTTG gaAGGTCTTGCTAATGTAGGCTGGATGGACTGTGGCACTCAGGGTGAGCTTTGTGATAATTTAGATATCTCATCTAGTACTACAGCATACTTTCCACCTGGAGCCACCATAaataacaaagagaaaggaggtGTTTTG TTTCTTAACTCCTTGGATGCCAGAGAAATATATCAGGAAGTCATGAAGCATCTGCCTGACTTTGAAATCATCTCTGCAACTTCGTTAGAg GACCATCTAGCTCACCACAGatggctgcttttcttccagtttgggGAAAACGACAAAGCAAGTGTACAGGAATTTAAGAAACTTAAATTTTTACTTAAAGACGAACATATTCAG GTTGGCAAGTTTGACTGTCTTTCCTCTCCAACCATCTGCAACAAACTGTATGTGTATCAGCCATGTCTAGCAGTgttcaaaggaaaaggaattgaAGATTATGAAATTCATCATG GAAAGAAGATCTTGTATGACATTGTTGCATTTGCCAAAGAAAGTGTCAATTCTCATGTTATCACACTGGGGCCTCAGAATTTTCCTGGTAAAGAAAAGGAACCGTGGCTTGTGGATTTCTTTGCACCG TGGTGTCCTCCTTGTCGAGCTTTGTTACCAGAGCTGAGAAAAGCATCCAAACATCTTTATGGTCAGCTTAAATTTGGAACACTAGACTGTACGGTCCATGAGGGGCTTTGCAACATG CATAATATTCGAGCTTATCCAACAACAGTCGTGTTCAATCAGTCAGATGTTCATGAATATGAAGGCCATCACTCTGCTGAGCAGATCTTGGAGTTTATAGAG GATCTTAGGAATCCATCCGTGATCTCCCTAACACCAGAGACATTTGTTGAATTAGTTGAGAGAAGAAAACGAGAGGAAATCTGGATGGTTGATTTCTACGCTCCATGGTGTGGACCTTGTCAGGCTTTAATgccagaatggaaaaaaatggccaGG atgtTAAATGGATTAATCAGTGTAGGCAGTGTGGACTGTCAAAAATTCTACTCTTTCTGTCACCAAGAAAATGTTCGGGGATATCCTGAAATAAGACTCTTTCCTCAAAAATCAAGCACAGCTCATCAGTATTA TAGCTATAATGGATGGCACAGAGATTCGTATTCACTCAGAGGCTGGGCGTTAGG atATTTGCCACAAGCGTCTGTAGACCTGACTCCGCAGAGTTTTACAGAAAAAGTTCTGAATGGGAAAGATCATTGGGTCATTGACTTTTATGCTCCCTGGTGCGGACCTTGCCAAAATTTTGCTCCCGAATTTGAGATCCTTGCAAGG GCCattaaaggaaaagtaaaagctGGAAAAGTAGACTGTCAAGCATATGGTCAGACCTGCCAAAGTGCTGATATCAGAGCCTACCCTACTGTTAAGTTTTACCCCTACCAAGGAACAAAG aaaagcgTTCTTGGGGAATATATAGACAGCAGAGACGCAAAAGGCATTGCTGACATCTTGAATGAAAAATTAGAAGCAAttcaaaataaaggaaaaagaaaaaaatctagaaatAAG GATGAGCTCTAA